A single window of Narcine bancroftii isolate sNarBan1 chromosome 1, sNarBan1.hap1, whole genome shotgun sequence DNA harbors:
- the LOC138743731 gene encoding thyroid peroxidase-like codes for MQALHTVFLREHNRIASELHQLNPHWSGETLYQETRKIMGAYQQIINWKDYVPKILGPDATKQHLPPYKGYDEAVDPQISNVFATAAFRFAHVTIHPLLFRLDENYRENPTYPSISLHKSFFSPWRIIEEGGIDPIIRGVILNSAKLQTPTQMMPEELTEKLFKPKESLALDLAALNLQRGRDHGLPNYNAWRRFCGLQEAKNISELIWILNSTYLAKKILSVYKTPNNIDVWIGAIAEPLLPRARVGELLACLLGKQFQVLRDGDRFWWENEGVFTNQQRKELSKVTLSRILCDSTRIQRIPVDVFSRNQYPKDFVLCNSSAIPSLNLGPWKEKITETPCGEVPKVEKAHFFFCKTTIHFECIKGFNLVGPSSISCNLLTGVWSSAAPTCQENISKSSSLLITILVTICGCVFIALLSANGFQRYQRRRKDVNETVNKCGRDIK; via the exons ATTATAAACTGGAAGGATTATGTACCCAAGATTCTTGGTCCTGATGCCACAAAGCAGCATCTACCCCCCTACAAAGGCTACGATGAAGCAGTTGATCCCCAGATTTCCAATGTGTTTGCCACAGCAGCATTTCGTTTTGCTCATGTCACCATCCATCCACTACTCTTTCGATTGGATGAGAACTACAGAGAAAATCCTACCTACCCTAGCATCTCTCTGCACAAGTCATTTTTCTCTCCCTGGAGAATTATAGAAGAAG GAGGCATTGATCCCATCATTCGAGGTGTTATATTAAATTCTGCCAAGCTTCAAACACCAACACAGATGATGCCTGAAGAGCTGACAGAAAAGTTGTTTAAGCCTAAGGAATCCCTAGCATTGGATCTGGCAGCACTGAACCTACAACGAGGAAGGGATCATGGGCTACCAA ATTATAATGCCTGGAGGAGGTTCTGTGGATTGCAGGAAGCCAAGAATATCTCTGAATTAATATGGATCCTTAACAGCACTTATTTGGCGAAAAAGATCCTGTCAGTGTACAAGACACCCAATAACATAGATGTGTGGATTGGTGCAATAGCAGAGCCACTACTGCCCAGAGCTCGTGTTGGGGAACTCTTAGCCTGTCTTCTTGGAAAACAGTTCCAGGTCCTAAGGGATGGAGATAG ATTTTGGTGGGAAAATGAAGGTGTATTTACCAACCAGCAAAGAAAAGAGCTGAGTAAAGTCACTCTGTCGAGAATCTTATGTGACAGCACCAGGATTCAGAGAATCCCTGTGGATGTGTTTTCACGGAACCAATATCCCAAAGACTTTGTACTTTGTAACAGCTCTGCAATCCCTTCACTTAATTTGGGCCCCTGGAAAGAGAAGATCACAG AAACACCTTGTGGAGAAGTTCCCAAGGTGGAAAAGGCACATTTCTTCTTTTGTAAAACTACCATTCATTTTGAATGTATTAAGGGATTTAATCTGGTTGGACCTTCATCTATATCTTGCAATCTTCTCACTGGAGTATGGAGTTCTGCAGCACCCACATGTCAAG AAAACATCTCAAAGAGTTCAAGCCTTCTCATCACAATACTTGTAACTATCTGTGGCTGTGTTTTCATCGCCCTGCTGTCAGCTAATGGGTTTCAGAG ATATCAAAGGAGGCGCAAAGACGTGAATGAAACTGTAAACAAATGTGGACGGGATATTAAATAA